ATATCTTGCTTACTATTTCCCCCGCTTCTTTTGTACTATAATGTGAAAAAATATAAGGAGTATATATAAAAGTTATAAATATACTTCCACATAAAAGACAAAGTAATAAAAATATTATTAAGCCATAGACATATTTATCCCACAAGCTCTATCCCGCTAAAGAAAAAAGGTATTTCATATGCAGCTGATTCCGGAGAATCTGAACCATGAACTGCATTTTCTCCTACATTAGTTCCGTAAAGCTTTCTTAAAGTTCCTTCTGCTGCTTTTGATGGGTCAGTTGCTCCCATTATTTCTCTAACTCTTGCAATTACATTCTCTCCTTCCCATACCATAGGAACTATTGGTCCGGAAGACATAAAATCACAAAGTTCACCATAAAAAGGTCTATCTTTATGTACAATATAAAATTGTCCTGCCTGTTCCCTTGTTAATTTTACTTTTTTTAGTGCAACAAGTTTAAACCCTTCATCCTCTAACCTTGAAATAATTTTACCTACAACATTTTTTCTTACGGCATCTGGTTTAGCGATTACTAAAGTCCTTTCCATCTAAATCCTCCTTAAATTTTTTTTATAGAATTATGATATCACAAGTCGTGTACAATTCAAAAGATGTTATACAGAAAATATTAAGAGATTTAACTAAGGCTTTAACCAAATCTAAGAATTGATTAGCTTTCTGACCGTCATTTATTAAACCGGCAAAAAATCTCTCCCTGTCTTTTCTTTTAAAAAACTAAAAGAAGAAAACTTGGATTAAAGCCCTCGTATAATTGTTTATTGTATTAGGCTTAGCAATCTTATTATATCTTGAGAGAGGAATTTAGCGGTTTTTATAAAAAAATGAGATCCTTCGGCCTTACGGCCTCAGGATGGCAAGGAAAGTTAAATTTATAAAAATTTTGGAACGCCCTCTCTCATAATTTGTGTTAATAGCTAAATTAACTATTCATTCCAGAAATAGCTAATTTAATTTCATGTAAAAGTTGAGCCGGCATTCTTATAGGATAGTGTACTTTATCTAAAACTTCTTCTGCGGAGTAGTTTTTAATTTTTACTCCTTTTAATCTTTCTTTTAATTCTGTAGTATCCTGAATTGGATATTTAATACCCTTAATATGTTTTAACACTGTATAAGCCCATGGAACTTCAAGAGCTTGAGCAACTTCTGTAGCTGTGATACTGCAGTAGTGAATTAATGTTTCTGCATCGCTACCTTCTTTGACCATTTTGTAGGCAAGTTTAGCAATACCGCCAGCTGTATGAACTCTTAATTCTTTGACTTCTTCTTTTGCTAATTCTTCCATCTTTTTTATTTTTTCCATTGCTAAGGTTGGGTCAGCTCTTAAAATATTTCTTACAGTGTTTTTCGTTAATCCGACTTTTTCAGCTATTTCTTCTTCTGTTTTAAGATACTCTTCTCTTAAAACTATGACATATGCAGACCTTGCTAAGCTTGGAAGCCATGTTAAAGTTCTAAACTCTGTTAGTTTGTTTAAGCCACCGAGTAAATCGATAGATTTGAAGAATACTCTACCGACAAGATGTTCTAAATCTTTTTCATTAATTTCTGTTGGTGGTAATCCTGTAATTTCAATAACCATTTTTCTATCCTCCTATAGGCTCTTTTATTTTAACCAATCCTGTTTCTGTGATTTCAAGAAAATGCGTTCTTGTATCATGTCCAGACATTCTACAACCATCAATTCTAAACAATCTAACAATATCTCCTATTTCTTTTTTATACATTTTTGCTTTATATGGAGAATCTATTAACTCTTTAGCTAAAACCATAGTTCCGTCCACTATATGACCTACCGCATAACCACCTGCAGCTTCAGCTGTTAACTCCTCATGACCGCTTCTCTTTTGAGATACAAAGATAGCGGTTTGATACCATTTTTTCATAAAATTAAATAATCTTCTAACTATTGCCCTTGCTAACATTTCTTTGTTTTCAAAAAGACCAGTTACTGAATCGATAACTGTAAATTTTACTTTGTAAGTTTTAATAACATAAGCTAAAGTAGCAAGTAAATCCGGTACATTTTCTCTTATTCTTGTCGAAGAGGCTGCATCGATTAAAATTATATTGTCCTGAAAATCGTCAAAATTTAATCCCATAGCTGCTGCCCTTAGCTTTAAAGAAGCAACAACAAAGTTAGCCGGAGATTCAACGGTAATAAATGCTACCTTATCACCCTGATTTGCACGGAAAACGGTAAACTGTTCTGCCATTAAAGATTTTCCTGTATCTGAGACACCGGTTAAATTCATTACAGAATATGCCGGGATTCCCTTTAATGACACTTTTTCCAACTTCTTTTTGACTGGTTTTACAATAAAAAATAAATCGTCTAAGCCTTCAATTCCTGTTGGAACTCCGTAGATTTCTGGAGCTTTTTCTAAGGCTTGAGAACCGGTAAAAACTGCTGTAAGGTCTGGCTCTGGTTTTCGCTGTTCTTCTTGTAATTCTTCACGATATTCGTCAGCCATCATATCCCCCTATAATTTAATAGTTTTATGCATAATTAATTTAATGCATAGTTTTACTATTTGCAAACACATCACCAATTTTTAAGTTTTTGAGTTATAATTTTTATGATTCTTGCTACAAGTTAATATCTTAAAAAAATCTATATGGAGGTTAACAATATTTGCTATTTTCTGTAAAAAGTGTAAAAAAATGTATAACAATAATGCAAAAACAAAAGAAACAGAAATAAAAAAGAGAGTAGATAAAGATGATAACACTGCAATGTCTACTTGAATTTCAAAATACGCAAGATAAAGAGATTGTATTAAATTTAATGCGTAGATTTTCATCTGCTATGAGATATGCATACCAAAGATTATTAGAAGGCGAAAAAAGAAAAGATTTAAAAAAACAACTATCAAAACTATTTAACATAAATACAAGATACTCAGATGATGCAATATTCTTAGCACAGTCAACTATCTCATCATGCGAAGAAAGAGGTCAAAATCCAAAAAAGCTTATATTTGGTTCAAGAAAATTATTTGAGCAATTAAAGAGAAACCATCTAACAGGAAAAAGAATAAGAAAATTAAAAGCAAAATGGAAAGAAAGTAGACAAGGGAATTTATATTCAAGAGGAGATAAATCTAAACAAGGAAATCTAAATTTAAGATTTCAGTGGGTTAACGATGAATTGTATTTGAGAATAAACACAGGGGATAGACAGTATATCTACGCAAAAGTAATTAGAGATGTTAAAAGAGAGAAAGATAAATGGATAGATTTTATGTTTATGCTGGAAAATGCATATCAGACAAATCAGTGGTTTCCGTACAGTGTTAGATTAAAAACAAAGAATGGTAAATTATACGCTTTTATATCTATAGAAGAGAAAACACCACCTATCAAAATCAAAAAAGACAATGGAATAATAGGTATAGATGTAAATGCTTACCCATTTCATCTTGCATTAGCTTTTGCAAGCAAAGATGGAAATTTAGAGAAATATCAAAGCATTAATTTAAACGAATTATTAGAAGCAAACTCAGAAAAAAGACAATACTCAGAATGGCAAATAGCACATAAGATAATAGAGATAGCAAAGGAAGAAAAGAAGGCAATATCTATAGAAAATCTAAATAAACTACCAAAAGGCAAAAGAGGAGATGGATTTGCAAAGTTAAGAGGAAGACTACAAAAATGGAGCTATAAAAGGCTATTAAACAAAATAGAAATACTGGCAAGAAGAAACGGGATAGAAATAATAAAAGTCAATCCTGCATACACATCAGTAATTGGAAAGCTAAAATATGCACCACAATACAACATGGACAAAGATATAGCAGGAGCTTACGTAATAGCGAGGAGAGGATTGGGATATAAAGAAAGATTACCTAAGAATTACAAGCAGCTCCTAAACGATACTGATTTTCTATCATACACTATAGCAAGAATTGAAGACAATATTGCAAAATTAAAACAAAAGCTAAAAGAAGAGAAAAACGAATACAAAAGAAACAAACTTAAAAGCAAATTAACAAAACTAAGAAAAAATCTAAAAACATTACAAAAACACTTAGAAAGTGGAAAGAGCGAGTCATCTTCCCAACAACCTGTAAACCAACGGAAGGAACAGGTGAGGGGTCTGCCTGCAGGTAGACATAAAAGCTGGCAAGTTCTTTCCATAGCTTTAGCCTTCTGCTGTCTTGAAAGATCATACAGAGATCTTTCTCCTTTAAAGCGTGTAATCGTTTCAAAGGATTGGATAGCAGTGGCTAATAGGTTAGCTCCTGTGCTTGGTGCAGGGACTATGACACTTCCAAAATACCGCCTGTTGGGGTCGGAAGTGTCTGAAATGGCGGAATACAAATACCCCAACCCAAGCTGTGCAAATTTTGTACAGTTTGGTTGACCAGGTATTACATTGGTAAAAGTTGCATGGAGCACCACACATCAGGAATTTATAATATCGGACCATTATTATTTTTCAAAATTACAAAGATACGCAAAAGAAAATGACATTCATGTTGATGAAGTTGACGAGTTTGAGAAATTTGCAGATTATGATGTAATAATTTTTAACTATCCAGAAATTCCTTTTAAGAAAGAAGAAGTTGATTTTATACAGGAGCTTGTAAAGAAGGGCAAAAAAGTTGGAATTTTTGCTTACTACAAAAACGAAGATAAAATAGCAGATACATGTAATACAATGTCTGAAAGATTTGGAATCAAGTTTAACGGTGATATCATCACAGATGATGTAAATAATTATGATAATGACAATTTATTGATTGCTACAACAAAAACATTTGAAAAGATGAAAGAAAGAGGGATTGAAAAGGTTGTTTTAGCTTGTACAGACTCTTTAACCATAACAGGAAATAACGTTCAGGCTTTAATTTACGCTGAAGATACTGCCAAATCTTTACTTGGAAAAGAGAAAATATTATTTGCAAGATATATGGACCCATCAGGTGGTTGTTTTGTTGCAGGCGGTACATGTGTATTTTGGGATAACTATTCAATAGATTTATACAACAATAAACAACTGTCTATTGCATTGCTCAGCCATAAAAAATGATAAAAGAAGGTGATACGGTTCATTTAAAGGGTAGAAAAAGCTCTTTTTTCATAATTTTAGAAAGGGGAAAGGAGCTTTCTACCCACCTTGGAAGCATTAAACATGATGATATAATCGGTAAAAATTTTGGAGAAACAGTTTTTACACATAAAGGCGAGCCTTTTATCTTAATTCGTCCTACTCTTTATGAGCTTATAATGTTTGGGATTAAAAGATATACTCAAATCATCTATCCAAAAGATTCTGCTTACATAACATTAAAACTTGGTCTTACAGAT
The window above is part of the Sulfurihydrogenibium sp. genome. Proteins encoded here:
- the ndk gene encoding nucleoside-diphosphate kinase translates to MERTLVIAKPDAVRKNVVGKIISRLEDEGFKLVALKKVKLTREQAGQFYIVHKDRPFYGELCDFMSSGPIVPMVWEGENVIARVREIMGATDPSKAAEGTLRKLYGTNVGENAVHGSDSPESAAYEIPFFFSGIELVG
- a CDS encoding bacterio-opsin activator; translation: MVIEITGLPPTEINEKDLEHLVGRVFFKSIDLLGGLNKLTEFRTLTWLPSLARSAYVIVLREEYLKTEEEIAEKVGLTKNTVRNILRADPTLAMEKIKKMEELAKEEVKELRVHTAGGIAKLAYKMVKEGSDAETLIHYCSITATEVAQALEVPWAYTVLKHIKGIKYPIQDTTELKERLKGVKIKNYSAEEVLDKVHYPIRMPAQLLHEIKLAISGMNS
- a CDS encoding KaiC domain-containing protein, whose product is MADEYREELQEEQRKPEPDLTAVFTGSQALEKAPEIYGVPTGIEGLDDLFFIVKPVKKKLEKVSLKGIPAYSVMNLTGVSDTGKSLMAEQFTVFRANQGDKVAFITVESPANFVVASLKLRAAAMGLNFDDFQDNIILIDAASSTRIRENVPDLLATLAYVIKTYKVKFTVIDSVTGLFENKEMLARAIVRRLFNFMKKWYQTAIFVSQKRSGHEELTAEAAGGYAVGHIVDGTMVLAKELIDSPYKAKMYKKEIGDIVRLFRIDGCRMSGHDTRTHFLEITETGLVKIKEPIGG
- a CDS encoding IS200/IS605 family accessory protein TnpB-related protein; this encodes MITLQCLLEFQNTQDKEIVLNLMRRFSSAMRYAYQRLLEGEKRKDLKKQLSKLFNINTRYSDDAIFLAQSTISSCEERGQNPKKLIFGSRKLFEQLKRNHLTGKRIRKLKAKWKESRQGNLYSRGDKSKQGNLNLRFQWVNDELYLRINTGDRQYIYAKVIRDVKREKDKWIDFMFMLENAYQTNQWFPYSVRLKTKNGKLYAFISIEEKTPPIKIKKDNGIIGIDVNAYPFHLALAFASKDGNLEKYQSINLNELLEANSEKRQYSEWQIAHKIIEIAKEEKKAISIENLNKLPKGKRGDGFAKLRGRLQKWSYKRLLNKIEILARRNGIEIIKVNPAYTSVIGKLKYAPQYNMDKDIAGAYVIARRGLGYKERLPKNYKQLLNDTDFLSYTIARIEDNIAKLKQKLKEEKNEYKRNKLKSKLTKLRKNLKTLQKHLESGKSESSSQQPVNQRKEQVRGLPAGRHKSWQVLSIALAFCCLERSYRDLSPLKRVIVSKDWIAVANRLAPVLGAGTMTLPKYRLLGSEVSEMAEYKYPNPSCANFVQFG